GCCCGGATTCGCGCCGTGATGCGCCGTGCGGCAGCGCCCGCGGTCGCGCCGGAACCGACCGACCGGCCGGAATGCCTGCGGGTCGGGGATGTGGAACTTTCGCCTCAAACACGGATGGTCCGGCGGGCCGGAGAAGTCGTGGAACTGACGTCCGTCGAGTTCTCTCTTCTGGAGGCGCTGCTCCGTTCCGCAGGAGCGGTGGTGTCGAGGGAGGATCTTTCCAGGAGCGCGCTCGGGCGAAAGCTCTCCGCCTACGACCGGAGCGTAGACGTGCATTTGAGCAGCCTGCGACGGAAGCTCGGACACCGGGTCGGCGAAACGGAGCGGATCAAGAACATCCGGGGAGTCGGTTATATGTACGTACGGACGCCCGGCCGGGGCGATAAGGCTTGAAGTGACGCGATGCGGACCCTGTTCTTCCGCATATTCGCAAGTTTCCTTGGGGCGACCGTCCTCATCAGCGTCCTCCTGCTGGCGCTGGCGCTTACCACCGACCCGCAACGGATCGTATTCGCGCCGCACGAAAAACGTTTGGCCCGGATCGGAAGGGAGATGCTGGAGGCGTACCGGACCGGGGGCATCGCCGCCCTGCAGGAGATCGAACGCAGCCAGGAACGGATGGAGGAACCGCCGGCAGTCCTGTTTCGGAATTCGGAAGGTCCTCTCTCGGGCCGGGATGCTCCGCTTCCTGCGCAGCAGCTCGCTGCGAAGACGGCCGTAACCGGACAGCGGCAGGTGCAGAAAGGACCGCACGGTCCGCCGTTGATCGCCATGCCTTTGGGAAACGGCTATGTCCTGGTGGCGATCGTCCCCCCTCCGCCGCCCCTGGAGATGTTCTTCAATCCGTACGGGCTGACGTTGCGCCTCGGAGCGGCTTTCCTGGTCACCGGCCTCATCTCCTTCCTTCTGGCCCGCTCGTTGAGCGCTCCCGTGCGGAAATTGCGCTACGCGACGCAGCAACTGGCGGGCGGCGACTTGTCCGTCCGGGTCGGCCCGGCCCTGCAAGGGACCCGGGACGAGACCGGCGAACTTGGACGGGACATCGACAGAATGGCGGAGCGGATCGGCGGCCTGCTTGAGTCGCAGCGGCGCCTCCTGCGGGACATCTCCCACGAGCTTCGCTCTCCGTTGGCGCGCATCAACGTGGCCTTGGGGCTTGCCCGCCGGAAAGCCGGTCCCGAGGCGCAGGGATCTCTGGACCGGATGGAGCGGGAAGCCGGGCGGCTGAACGACCTGATCGGCGAACTGCTTACCCTGTCCTTGATGGAAAGCGATGCCCGGGGAATCGAGAGGGTCCAGGTGGACCTTCAGGCTCTCGTCCGGGAAATCGTCCAGGACGCGGAGTTCGAGGCGGGGGTTGTGAACAGGAGGGTCCGCGTCACGCAGGACGAACCGGTGGTCGTGCCGGGAGTCTACGAGCTGCTCCGGCGGGCGATCGAGAACGTGGTGCGGAACGGGGTGCGGTTCACGGCCACAGGCACCGACGTGGAAGTAGCCCTTTCCCGATCAGAGGGGGTTTCGGGACAGGTGGCGCGGATTTCCGTACGGGACCACGGACCGGGTGTTCCGGAGGAATCGCTGAACAAGCTTTTCGAGCCGTTCTACAGGGTGACCGACGCAAGGGACAGAAAGAGCGGCGGGACGGGGATCGGTCTGGCGATAACCCAGCGCGTTGTCAAGTTGCACGGGGGAACGGTCCATGCTTCCAATATCCCTGGAGGCGGCATGGAGGTCGTCCTTGAATTGCCATGTTAACCGGACTTAGAGGATCTTCCCCTTCGCGTCGAACGCCGCGGGGTAATGACGAAGGACCGCCGCGGCGCCGCTCCCCTCTACCGCGATGACGTCGAACCGGGCCTCGCGCCACGTATCCGGGGACGTGCGCGACAGGTAGCGCCGGGCGGCGGAGACGACGCGAAGCCGTTTCTCCCGCCCCACCGTCTCCTCCGGCGAGCCGAACGACGCGGTCTCCCGGGAGCGGACCTCGACGAAGACCAGCAGCTCCCCCCGCCGGGCCACGATGTCGATCTCTCCTGCCGGCGAACGGAAGTTCCTCTCCAGCACCGCGAATCCTTCCCGCTCGAGATGCCGGCACGCCTGCTCCTCTGCCGCCAGCCCCCCGGCGCGGCGCTCCTCCGGCGGCAGCGTCACGGCAGGACTCCCCGGAAGGTGCGCCGGTGGATCGGGCAGGGGCCCAGCCGCCGGATCGCCTCCAGATGGTCGGGCGTCGGGTACCCCTTGTGGACGGCGAAGCCGTAGCCCGGGTAGACTTCGTCGAGTTCCATCATCATCCGGTCGCGCGTCACCTTCGCCACGATGGACGCCGCGGCGATGGAAAGGCACCGGCCGTCCCCTCCGATCAGCGTTTCCTGGGCGATCCCGCAGGGAATCCGCCGGTTCCCGTCGACGTACAGGAAATCGGGAAGGGCCGGGAGCGCCTCCACGGCGCGCCGCATGGCGAGCAGGGAGGCCTGGAGGATGTTGATCCCGTCGATCTCCTCGACGCTCGCCAGCCCGACGGCGAGGGAGACCGCGTCGCGGCCGATCACGGGAAAGACGCGCTCGCGCTGCGCGGGGGTCAGCTTCTTCGAATCGCGGATGTCGGGGTGATGGTAACCCGGCGGCAGGACGACCGCCGCCGCGACGACCGGGCCCGCCAAGGGGCCCCTTCCGGCCTCGTCGACGCCCGCGGGGGCCAGGAATCCCCTGGCCCGCGCGGACACCTCGAAGTCGATGAGAGGAACGGGACTACTCCTGGGGAGGAGTCTCCGCCGGGGCCGCCGTTTCCGGCCCCTCCGCCACACCCTCCGAGGGGACGACGACGCCCTTCTTGGAGAGCCAGTCCTTCTTCTCGCGGATGCGGGCCTTCTTGCCGGACACCTCGCGCAGGTAGAACAGCTTGGCGCGGCGGACGTCGCCCCGCTTCTTCACCTCGATCTTCTCGAGCAGGGGGGAGTGGATCGGGTAGGTGCGCTCCACGCCCACGCCGTACGACTCCTTGCGGACCTTGAAGGTGGTCGCGATGCCGTTGCGGTGGAAACCGATGACGATCCCCTCGAAGTACTGGACGCGCTCCTTCTCGCCTTCCTTGATCCGCGAGAAGACCCGGACGGTGTCCCCCACGTTGAATTTCGGGAGGTCCTTGCGCAGCTGCGCAGCCTCTACATCCTGGAGAAGCGTCATGGCCGTATCCTTTCCTTGATCCCTGCGGTTGCCGGTGTCGAACAAGCCTTGTAATTTATTCCACCCGCCTCGGTCCTGTCAACTTTTCTTTGAGCGCCCCTTCTCCAGCAAGTCCGGGCGGATCCGGGAGGTCCGGCGCTCCGCTTCCTCCCTCCGCCAGGCATCGACGGCGCCGTGGTCGCCGGACAGCAGCACCTCGGGGACCGTCCACCCGCGGAAATCGCGCGGGCGGGTGT
The genomic region above belongs to Thermodesulfobacteriota bacterium and contains:
- a CDS encoding response regulator transcription factor; its protein translation is RSKVPVLMLTARGDDVDRIVGLEMGADDYLPKPFNPRELVARIRAVMRRAAAPAVAPEPTDRPECLRVGDVELSPQTRMVRRAGEVVELTSVEFSLLEALLRSAGAVVSREDLSRSALGRKLSAYDRSVDVHLSSLRRKLGHRVGETERIKNIRGVGYMYVRTPGRGDKA
- a CDS encoding ATP-binding protein — protein: MRTLFFRIFASFLGATVLISVLLLALALTTDPQRIVFAPHEKRLARIGREMLEAYRTGGIAALQEIERSQERMEEPPAVLFRNSEGPLSGRDAPLPAQQLAAKTAVTGQRQVQKGPHGPPLIAMPLGNGYVLVAIVPPPPPLEMFFNPYGLTLRLGAAFLVTGLISFLLARSLSAPVRKLRYATQQLAGGDLSVRVGPALQGTRDETGELGRDIDRMAERIGGLLESQRRLLRDISHELRSPLARINVALGLARRKAGPEAQGSLDRMEREAGRLNDLIGELLTLSLMESDARGIERVQVDLQALVREIVQDAEFEAGVVNRRVRVTQDEPVVVPGVYELLRRAIENVVRNGVRFTATGTDVEVALSRSEGVSGQVARISVRDHGPGVPEESLNKLFEPFYRVTDARDRKSGGTGIGLAITQRVVKLHGGTVHASNIPGGGMEVVLELPC
- a CDS encoding YraN family protein — encoded protein: MTLPPEERRAGGLAAEEQACRHLEREGFAVLERNFRSPAGEIDIVARRGELLVFVEVRSRETASFGSPEETVGREKRLRVVSAARRYLSRTSPDTWREARFDVIAVEGSGAAAVLRHYPAAFDAKGKIL
- a CDS encoding ribonuclease HII encodes the protein MDFEVSARARGFLAPAGVDEAGRGPLAGPVVAAAVVLPPGYHHPDIRDSKKLTPAQRERVFPVIGRDAVSLAVGLASVEEIDGINILQASLLAMRRAVEALPALPDFLYVDGNRRIPCGIAQETLIGGDGRCLSIAAASIVAKVTRDRMMMELDEVYPGYGFAVHKGYPTPDHLEAIRRLGPCPIHRRTFRGVLP
- the rplS gene encoding 50S ribosomal protein L19 gives rise to the protein MTLLQDVEAAQLRKDLPKFNVGDTVRVFSRIKEGEKERVQYFEGIVIGFHRNGIATTFKVRKESYGVGVERTYPIHSPLLEKIEVKKRGDVRRAKLFYLREVSGKKARIREKKDWLSKKGVVVPSEGVAEGPETAAPAETPPQE